One Xiphophorus maculatus strain JP 163 A chromosome 9, X_maculatus-5.0-male, whole genome shotgun sequence DNA segment encodes these proteins:
- the LOC102236464 gene encoding lactosylceramide 1,3-N-acetyl-beta-D-glucosaminyltransferase A-like, with translation MFMNFWRIHKRQCVRLLTTAMVLCVLTVCWEELELHVVSHMRSYSYRYLINRYNFLNTTSSSGSVGSHSVTYPYLINHPNKCRAENGKDWDDVLLLLFVKSSPKNFERRQAIRETWGNESFVWSELGVRVRLLFVMGVYSGVAQRFRLQHALQEEDKTYGDLIQQDFIDTFHNLTTKLIMQFHWSHIYCSQARFLMTADDDIFVHMPNLVRYLQHLLVSQPDTKNLWVGHVHKGAPPVRWKGSKYFVPYDLYPWPSYPDYTSGAGYVVSGNVAAKIYHATLVLNSSLYIDDVFMGMCAKAMGVSPVQYVYFSGEGKAPYHPCIYDHMITSHGHSTDVRSLWRAAIDFPASNSSRGFLGNLYCTAIRVMLLCRPYYQNTYSCTAAFT, from the coding sequence ATGTTCATGAATTTTTGGCGCATCCACAAGAGGCAATGTGTGCGCCTGCTGACCACAGCCATGGTGCTTTGTGTGCTGACGGTCTGCTGGGAGGAGCTGGAGCTTCATGTTGTGAGCCACATGAGATCTTATTCATACCGTTACCTGATCAACAGGTACAACTTCCTCAATACCACTTCTAGCTCTGGCAGCGTGGGGAGTCACTCAGTGACCTATCCATACCTGATCAACCACCCCAACAAATGTAGAGCTGAAAATGGCAAAGACTGGGATGAtgttcttttgcttttgttcgtAAAATCCTCCCCAAAGAACTTTGAGCGGCGCCAGGCCATCAGGGAGACATGGGGTAATGAGAGCTTTGTCTGGTCAGAGCTGGGGGTGCGTGTGAGGCTTCTGTTTGTTATGGGCGTTTATTCAGGTGTTGCACAGAGGTTCCGCCTCCAACACGCTCTGCAGGAGGAAGACAAGACCTATGGAGACCTGATCCAGCAGGATTTTATCGACACGTTTCATAACCTGACCACCAAACTGATCATGCAGTTCCACTGGAGTCACATTTACTGCTCGCAAGCACGCTTTCTCATGACAGCAGATGatgatatttttgttcatatgCCAAACTTGGTGAGGTACTTGCAGCATCTTCTGGTTAGCCAACCAGATACAAAGAACCTTTGGGTGGGACATGTTCACAAAGGAGCTCCTCCAGTTCGTTGGAAAGGCAGCAAATATTTTGTCCCATATGATTTGTACCCCTGGCCTTCGTACCCAGACTACACATCTGGAGCAGGGTACGTAGTTTCAGGGAACGTGGCTGCAAAGATCTACCACGCCACTCTGGTGCTTAACTCCTCGCTGTACATTGACGATGTTTTCATGGGAATGTGTGCCAAAGCTATGGGGGTGTCTCCCGTGCAGTATGTATACTTTTCAGGGGAAGGGAAGGCTCCATACCACCCCTGTATCTATGATCACATGATTACATCACATGGCCACTCCACAGATGTGCGTTCACTGTGGCGAGCAGCCATAGATTTTCCAGCATCCAACAGCTCCAGAGGATTTCTGGGTAATCTGTACTGCACAGCAATTAGGGTAATGCTACTGTGTCGGCCGTATTACCAGAACACTTATTCCTGTACTGCTGCTTTTACATAA